A region of Thiofilum sp. DNA encodes the following proteins:
- a CDS encoding DUF3291 domain-containing protein translates to MTYHLAQLNIATLLAPLDSPQLADFVANLDQINTLAENSDGFIWRLIEDCRDPQLAHPFPDNVIVNMSVWRDIEGLKAFAFKSAHVDIMRRRREWFAKMTTAYAALWWIPAGHQPTLAEAAERLAHLDQYGATEHAFTFAKPFASPALL, encoded by the coding sequence ATGACCTACCACCTCGCCCAACTCAATATTGCCACCCTACTCGCTCCCCTAGATTCGCCTCAATTAGCGGATTTCGTAGCTAACCTAGATCAGATTAATACCCTAGCCGAAAACTCCGATGGATTTATCTGGCGTTTAATTGAAGATTGCCGTGACCCGCAATTAGCCCATCCCTTTCCCGATAATGTGATTGTGAATATGTCCGTGTGGCGCGATATAGAAGGACTAAAAGCCTTCGCGTTTAAATCCGCTCATGTGGACATTATGCGGCGGCGACGTGAATGGTTTGCCAAAATGACCACCGCCTATGCCGCGCTATGGTGGATTCCAGCCGGACATCAACCCACTCTCGCCGAGGCAGCCGAACGCTTAGCTCATTTAGATCAGTATGGAGCTACGGAACACGCCTTTACCTTTGCCAAACCTTTTGCTAGTCCTGCACTGCTTTAA